The genomic window GCATCCACAGCTTAAGTCCATCTTAATGATATTGATGGTGTAGTTGTGGATGATAGGATTGCATAACAATTTCTGACACATGTCGTCCACTTTCTCTCTTGCGTCATCCTCTGAGTCAGCTTCCATTACAAAGGTAATGATTTCCTTTGTCTTGGTTCCTTTGACTTCGTAACCTAAAAGCGCAAGGGATCTTTGAATGGTTGTTGCTTCTGGATTTAACATTCCCGGTTTCAAGGAAACTTTAACTTCAATGTCGTACATCATTTCTAATCACCTAAATTTTGAGTTTCATTTGTTTTGAATTTTATATTAGTTTGAATTTTTTAAAATTAAATATTTTTTAATATCTGATAATTCATAAGAATAATTTATTGAATTCCCCATTTCTCTTTGTCTTCATCAGTTAGGAGTCTGTTGAACACCTCTTCATATGCATCGATGACCTCATCGTCCTTTCCTTGTCTGAAGAGCTCCTTGTCAAGCATGTCAAGGGTTTCTGCATCCCATAGTCTGCAGCTGTCAGGACTTATCTCATCACCTAATATGATGTTTCCCTCATTGTCCTTACCGAATTCGATCTTAAAGTCGACAAGAATAATTCCGATGTCCCTGAACATTTTGCTCATGACTTCATTTACCTTAAGGGCCAATTCTCTCAGTTCATCCAAATCTTCCTTGCTTGCAATTCCAAGTGCGATTGCTATTGCGTCATTCAACATTGGGTCATGGAATTCGTCGTCCTTAAAGTCCATCTGTATGAGAGGTGGATTGAATGGA from Methanobrevibacter sp. includes these protein-coding regions:
- the purS gene encoding phosphoribosylformylglycinamidine synthase subunit PurS — protein: MMYDIEVKVSLKPGMLNPEATTIQRSLALLGYEVKGTKTKEIITFVMEADSEDDAREKVDDMCQKLLCNPIIHNYTINIIKMDLSCGCGCD
- the purC gene encoding phosphoribosylaminoimidazolesuccinocarboxamide synthase, with the protein product MDSKNLLYEGKAKSVFQGENPDEVIIDFRDDMTAGDGARKESMGQKGYINSVICAKIFETLEAEGVRTQLIELCEPCVMKAKKLDMIPIEVIVRNIATGSIIRKFPFEDKAPFNPPLIQMDFKDDEFHDPMLNDAIAIALGIASKEDLDELRELALKVNEVMSKMFRDIGIILVDFKIEFGKDNEGNIILGDEISPDSCRLWDAETLDMLDKELFRQGKDDEVIDAYEEVFNRLLTDEDKEKWGIQ